The sequence CAGGAAATGCAAACCAGTGAGAGTTAGTCTTCCCTCCTGTGTACATTGCCTGACAAACCTGTAACGTAGTCAGtctttataataattttaatacatttagtAAACAagtcacaaaaaatatttaacattacaGCCAACATTATACTTTTAACATTTAACATATAacatttatattatatttaatatttaacatttttatttataaccaAGTACACACAAAAACAAGGAAATGCAAATCCATTCtgcatattttcatttcttctgttatttttcttgcctggcttttctgaagcctttgcttctctgttgtttttatttttctgtccttcattttcttcacttcttaTATTCCTTGAAAGTCACTGCATTTTAATCTACATgtcataaatatataataaatgcaTAATGTATTACATTTCACTTAGTCATGGACAATCTTTATAATTTCTAAACCTAAGCTCTAGTCTTTTAGATTTAGTATTGTGGGGTGATCTGCCAAAGTTTCcaaaaaaggttaaaaacacCGGAATAAAAACAAGACCGTGAAGAGccccaaacaaaataacaagGAACATGATCTTGAAAAACGTCCTAAAGATGTAGGTTTTTGCTGCAGCCAGGACAACTACTCCCAGTATAGTAGAAACTGCACCTTGTAATACGGGATAACCTAGCAGGGACAGAGCTTCGATTGACCTTTTATTGGCGGACGACTCTCCACTCGTAACAAAGGCATAGGAAATATGAGCCGAAAAATCTACTGAAAACCCTATACAAATGACCAGGTTGATCATGGATATGGAATCTAGATTGACGTTCCAAAATGACATGAAGCCAGCGACACCAACTATAACAGAAGCTATAGCAAAAGTCACCCACAAGCAACACAACGGGTTGGGAATAAGCAAAAGGGAGACAATGAGCATTGCCCCGGCAGCAACAACAATGTTCTGAATGGTGTTCTGCACTATCACCAGGTACTGATCGTAGTAGATGAACGCCGGGTGGTACACCATTAATGGAATACCGCACTGCTTGGCTGTCTCCCTTAACTGATTGAGAAGATTCTTCTCATCAACGGCTGAGGTCACGTTCACCATCTGGATGAAGAAACGTGAAGCTTCTATTTTATCCTGAGTCTTGTTAATGTCCCACTCAAAACTGGGAACAATTTGGAACAGTGTAGGTAAGTTACTAATGAAAAGGGtcttattgtttatttttatcaaacCATGTTCAGCAAGTTTTGTGTATACCCTCAGCCATGACTCTGAGAGGTTCTTATCTACATAGGAAATGCCCTCTAAATTCTGTGTGCAGTGCTCAATGCCAAGACGAACAGTCTCATTCCAGTAATCTACACTTTCAGTAATGACAACCATGACCCTGGGTCCATATGCCGAGAAGTATTTGTCGTCGTCATCATAGTATGGAATAACGTAAGAGTCATCATTCGCCAGATTTCGAAGATCGATGCCTTCCTTGATCTGAGTACATCCATAGATACTGCCACCCAAATATGTTCCGTACAGCAACACCACAAGTAGCTTGATCCATTTATTTGTGAAGAAAGGGCcataatactttttaaagaagatgCTCATTGGATGTTCACTTTCTAGCTGAGATGACTCCCTAGAACAGGTGCCTATACAGCAAGCATTGTACAAGCAGGACTTCTCAGCCTGATCTTTATCTACTCCCACAGGCATACAAGTTAGCCAGTGTCGGTTTCCTTGCTCCCTTTTATGATTTAATACAATAATTGCCCCAAAGAAGGTCATGGTATATATAtagcagaagacaaaagcagTGCCTGTATAGAGGCAGAATGATCTCACGGATGGAAAAGCAGTCCAGGTGCCAATGAAGAAGGCCAAAACATCTGTGAGAGTGGTGATGGTCACAGAAAGTGCTGCTTCGGCATAAGTCTCGGCCAGCAGAGATTTAACATtggatttctccttttttcttgtaCTTTGTTCCCAGGAAGCGATCATGATGAACATGTCATCAACACCAACTCctgcaagaggagaaaaagttaACACTGCATTGCAAATGGCAGCTTTCATTAACACCCAACAAAAGTACAAAATTAATCACATATAAGTCTGCATAAAATTTTGACAGGCTATTAGCATTGCTTTAGGGCTGATGCAAGATAAACAGATACAGGAAAACAGGTCCTTTGTGTGTTGCTGAATTTATTACATTTCAGAAACTCCTGGTGACCTGATGGGTTGTTGATCCCTCACCCTACTCTGCTGAAGGACAGAGCACACCTAGCCCATCTCTGACAAGTGCGTTGTATCTGCTGTCCAGGTGTCCAGTGATGCAGATTACATAGATTTAAATACATCGCTTATTCTGATGTTCAACTCTCCTTATCACTGGAAGCGTTCCCCACTATCTCTGGAATCTCTTCTCCATCACTGCAGCAAGTTAGACCAATAATTTCTTGATCTGCCTTCAGCAGACAGGGAAAACAGTTGCTATCACGTGGGAGAACAGTGATCCCAGTTCTCCAGTGGTTTGCCTTTTTATGCTCTTTGCTCTCCGCTTATCTTCTCTCCGGTTTACCTTTAAGCATTTATTCAtgatttattattaatttatcttCACATTTATGCTGATGTTCCTGCATGTACTACCCACCAGAGTCCTGGGAAACTCTGCCAGGAAGACTGGGTCCTGGGCTGGAGTTTTTGCTAAGACAAAAGAGTaagtttgaaaaggaaagagccAATGTGCTTCTCTCAGCTCTGCTAACTCTTGAGAATTTACTCACAGACCTTTCAGTATTTTGCCAACGTTACTCTATCAAGGGCTCTTCTAGTCCCTAAAAATTAATCACACAAAAAGGGGAAGCAAGCATAGACAATATAGCTAAGCTTAAAAGAATAGATGAAATCACTTTCTGTAGCCTGAACAGGCAATTGCCAGTAGACACACGAAGCTGAATTAAGCTGCAAGTCAAAAGGCAGTACTGGATGGCAGCAAGCCAGGCTGCTTCCGGAAAGCAGGCAGGCTTCAAAGCAATTCATCTAATGTATTgaaaatttgtttgctttaatgaaaggaagacaaaagtCTGCATGTTATTTAGAAACATCTGAAGAGGCTGGCTGAAGCCCTTCTCCAGGAATACAAAAGTGTCTTTGTGAAATTTAGAGCCTCTGCAGTTGATGagcaaacaaatgcaaatacaaaatgcatttgaattatgcaggaaacaaagaaatgatGGGTGCCCTAAGGAGCATTTGCATTAGACAGCTAGTATGACACAGAGCCTCTATCAATCCAGGAGTTCCATGTTCTTTCCTCAGCATGAGACCGAGACCAAGACCAAGAAAATATCACATAAATTTATCATATAGGAGACCAGATAAGGATTCTAAAAACAGTAACTTATTTGCAGCAACATTAATTCATGGTTTTTGGAAACTTCAGCGCTGGCTGTCAAGTAGTCTGTGCAATTGTGATGCAATAATACTAACTTCCTACATGAAACTCGCTGCAGAATGGAACTGCGTACGATGCGATGCTCACATCATGAAAGACTGACACCATCAGGttgttttaattctgctttagTCTTTGTATCTGAATCCGACTCGCTTTTTCTACTTACCTAGAATAAGAAATGGTGCATTTGCTACAGTGACCACAAACGGCACTCCACAGAAGAGCATCAATCCAAAGCTGCTTAATACAGCTAAACCGGCAGAAACCACTCCACAGCACGCGAGCCAGACATTATTTCTTATACAGCTCAGCCTGCAAGTATTTTAAGGAACATCTTAGTTACATGTCAAATATGTCACCGAGGTGTTTGGCATGACCAGTGCACAGATACCAACGCCCGTCTGTGAAAAGGACTCTTGAGGAAAGCTGCTATTTGTAGGAGAGCTCCCAGGTGTGAGCATTGGACAAGATTAATTTATATAGGAGGTGCCAAACACATTATTACTGCTGGCCAGTTATATACATAAGAGTAAAGACATGTACTGATCTTTGCATCAATAATAACAGAGCTGGCAAAATGAACATATGTAAGGGTGGTTTAGGATGACCCCCAAAATGATGACTTTTTAGAAGCTCTTTCCTTTTACACAGGTTCTTGGTGTAGCATATCAGTGTAGTAAGGAAGCATCTCCCAGGCAGTTAGTGCCGTGTAGAGCAGCTTTCTCAGCAGACATATCGGCTACCAGCCATTTGCCAAGACGTCCCCGAGGGCTGGCTCAAGGATTCCCTGTGAAATGCTCCCAGTGGGAGACTTCGTATGTGATGCTATTGACAGCACCACACTGAGGGGGCAGAGAGTTGCCTCTTGCCTGATAAGTAATATTTTCCAGGCTGTAGACCATTTCTGAACTTTAAGAGAACCTCTTGCATGCAGAAGCATGTGCTAGTGGAACCACCCTTGCTCTCTGCACTCACAAATGACTGGACATGAGACAGCGGATATCCACAAACAGTATAGCCCAATGGGCATGATGCTTGATGCAAGCGCTAAACCAATAAGCCCACCCTCTGAGTAGAACTTTTATTTCTCAAGTGCAGCACACAAAAACTGCCATACAGCTGTCAAATGTACAATGGTTCACCTTCCACCAGCACAAAGAAAGGGCGGGCTAAGTTCTTTGTGGACAGCAGGCAATGCTCAGACTCTGCTAGCAAGCAGGATGCCTAAAGCCATACCAGACTTGCAGTAACCCGTCAAGCTACTGCTCATTCATCTGTACCTTAATTGAGCAGGTGGCAGAAAAAAAGTGGAAGCAGATCTTAACATGGtattctttctcctccctcctgcttccttccctttttaaaCTGATCTTTACAAAGAATTAGTACCTTGTGGGCAGGATGAGGCTAGAAGctaaaaaatgaagcaagaaaGTAGTAGAATAACCTTAGTGATAGTACCActgcttccttctctccccccaAATGATGACTTTTCTGTTTGACTTCTATGCATCTTTTTGGTGAACGTTACCAGTGGGTATACCAAGTTGAGCTGGTAAGTTGTATTCAACGGAAGTGCTTGTGCAGAATTCTGCCACTACCAGGCTGGCTAGATCTCACTTCTGCACCCCTTCCACATATGGTAAAGTAGAACCCTTTCATAATTAGAAGTGTTTACTTTGGCATAGCGTTTTTCAGTGCCAAAGCTACAGCACCTCAGACCTCTTAAAAAGATAAAGAGTAGGAGGTCATTTCAGTTATTCAAATAGTTCCAAAGCCATCAGCTACAAAAGATTCTTATGAGGCAGGGACTACAGAAATGTCTGATGGCTTCAAAGAACAGACAAATGGATACTAGCATTCAAGCCGTGCATGTCTGAACTGAACACTTGTTCAGGTATTCATCTGATACTTTTCATGAATACCATTTAAGCAGTCAGGAAATACACACAAGTAGGAGAGAGTCTGCAAAGAAATATACGTTGCCTATTATTACATGAAGTCTGCAGCTTCAAGAATGACTTCACTTTACAAGAGCAGAAACCAATTTAGGCAAGGTAAAGAAGGATGAAGGTCACTCGTCATCGATCCATAGCTTAGAAGACATTTTACCTTAGGCAAGAGACGATGGAAAAGGTTATTGTCAAGAAATATGTTACAGAGAAGAGTGGGATCACACTCTTGGTATTTCCTTCAAACTCCTGCTGTCTGGACAGCGAGGTAAAGTAAGTCACCTGCCATTAAAacaacaaggaaagaaaagatgaagcaCTTCTAATCTTTTTTCTTGGTCTTTACAGACATGCACAACCAACGCCAAACATCATGTTGGCACTAAAGCATTTCTGTGCCCCTCACAAGCCCCTGAAGTGCTGCTTGCACCGAGCACAGGCCAAGGACGGTGCCTTGCATGAGCAGCGCAGAGGGACGACAGTGGAAGCATTGCTCGGAGCGTTGCAGCCAAGCCAACACGCCGGCCCCCGTCTGTGTCCTCCACCATTTCCCTTCTGGCGATGGGGCAGCCCCCGCACGGCTGTACCCATCGCTGCGTTACCTGTATGGAGGTGAAGCCCAACGCCGCCAGCTCCGACGGGATGTCCTGCAGGAACCTTTTCAGCCACCGCTGGCTCtccgccgccgcggggccgtCCTCCCGCAGGTAGTACACCAGCTTCAGGGCCCGCGCCGACAGCACCCGCCCGCCAGCATCCGTCTGCACGCCGCCCAGCGCGGCCCCCAGGAAGATGCTGTCGTTGACGGGGAAGACGAGGTTCTCCAGGGCGGCCGCCGCCGAGTCGttcagcagcggcagcagcgggTTGGCGCTGGCGCAGACGCCGCCGCTGCGGGCGCAGACCTGCTCGTAGCCGCGGGCGCGCACCGCCGCGTCCAGCCGCAGCACCTCATGCCGCGCCGCCCGGGCCAGGACCGAGCTGCCTTCCGCCGCCACGGCGATGAGGCCGGCGTAGGCGCCCTCGGTGGGCAGCCGCGGGGAGGAGAAGCGCTCCGAGTGGTTGGTGGGGAAGTGCCGCCGCACGAAGTCGCGCTCGGTCTTGGCGGGACCCCACGTCGGCGTGAACTGCCCCTCGATGTCGTTCGCCTGCCGCTGCGGCAGGAAGAGGAAGCCGGCGCCTAGCCCGCCCGACAGCAGCAGCGGCACCAGCACGAAGGGCCAGGGGCAGGCGGCCACGCCGCTCCCCAGCCCTTCGAAGAGCCGTCTCAGTGGCCGCTCCACGCAGTCGGTGTTACGGCAGGAGCAGCCCTCCGCGGGGCGCCGCGGCTCCGCCATGGGCGAAGCGGGGGCACGGGCTGCCGGCTGCAGCTCCCCCGCCACGGATCTGTTGCTGCGCGGCCTGTTGCTGCGCCGGGGTAGAGCCGCTTTTTGCCCGCCGGTGCCGTGGAGGGAATGAGCGTTCCTCAGCGGCGCGGCCAGAGCCGTCCCGGCGGAGCAGGCGGACTCGCCCTCCCCCGCTGTGACTCACCGGGGCTTCCGCCGCCTCCCCGGGACAGGCAGGCGGGGGCAGGCGGAGACACGAGgctgcccccgccgcgccgcgccccgggCTCGGGTCTCCGACGAGCGGGCGCGTGCTTccgccgcgcccccgcccccgTCTCCCCTGCCGGCTTCGGCCCCGAGGGGGCCCTGTCCCGCCGCGGCCTCGGTGCCGTTACAGCGCCCGTCGTGCTGAGCGCTGCCTGGAGCTCGGTTCTGCCGCGGGGCAGGTTGCCGGCTGCTGGCCAGGCTCTGTCGTGCACGGCCCTGCTCCTCTGGACTTCATCGTCTTTACTGTTTTCCCGGAATCTGCTGCAGTCATTACTTCATCACTAACGGTTATTACTCTGCCTGGAGGCAACACATACAACGTGGTGCTGTACAacttgctctgtgtgtgtgtacatctTGCTCTCTCGATAAACAGGTTTACAAAACAGGAGAGTAAGACCTGAAGAAGTAAAAGACTTTGAAACAAGGTTCAGTGATTGTAATGGGCAAGCCGCAGAAATGTCAGTGTTGTGGTACGCCAGAGCTTTGTGCATTAACAACAATAGAAAGCATCTTTCCAAGTGTCATGGTTGTgcac comes from Grus americana isolate bGruAme1 chromosome 2, bGruAme1.mat, whole genome shotgun sequence and encodes:
- the LOC129203381 gene encoding patched domain-containing protein 3, which gives rise to MAEPRRPAEGCSCRNTDCVERPLRRLFEGLGSGVAACPWPFVLVPLLLSGGLGAGFLFLPQRQANDIEGQFTPTWGPAKTERDFVRRHFPTNHSERFSSPRLPTEGAYAGLIAVAAEGSSVLARAARHEVLRLDAAVRARGYEQVCARSGGVCASANPLLPLLNDSAAAALENLVFPVNDSIFLGAALGGVQTDAGGRVLSARALKLVYYLREDGPAAAESQRWLKRFLQDIPSELAALGFTSIQVTYFTSLSRQQEFEGNTKSVIPLFSVTYFLTITFSIVSCLRLSCIRNNVWLACCGVVSAGLAVLSSFGLMLFCGVPFVVTVANAPFLILGVGVDDMFIMIASWEQSTRKKEKSNVKSLLAETYAEAALSVTITTLTDVLAFFIGTWTAFPSVRSFCLYTGTAFVFCYIYTMTFFGAIIVLNHKREQGNRHWLTCMPVGVDKDQAEKSCLYNACCIGTCSRESSQLESEHPMSIFFKKYYGPFFTNKWIKLLVVLLYGTYLGGSIYGCTQIKEGIDLRNLANDDSYVIPYYDDDDKYFSAYGPRVMVVITESVDYWNETVRLGIEHCTQNLEGISYVDKNLSESWLRVYTKLAEHGLIKINNKTLFISNLPTLFQIVPSFEWDINKTQDKIEASRFFIQMVNVTSAVDEKNLLNQLRETAKQCGIPLMVYHPAFIYYDQYLVIVQNTIQNIVVAAGAMLIVSLLLIPNPLCCLWVTFAIASVIVGVAGFMSFWNVNLDSISMINLVICIGFSVDFSAHISYAFVTSGESSANKRSIEALSLLGYPVLQGAVSTILGVVVLAAAKTYIFRTFFKIMFLVILFGALHGLVFIPVFLTFFGNFGRSPHNTKSKRLELRFRNYKDCP